One Gimesia aquarii DNA segment encodes these proteins:
- a CDS encoding cytochrome c, producing the protein MKMLENRLDRKSILQPIKSVCTCLFAVVLTGCGGGTPTAPAPQPSSQSSNATPNTQVAQNAKKQPAKTSEKKVKDDRKMIDGIPYDVWFDNPLAVAANSKSVTPVALPGTSVANSTAASTSPNATKTTETQEPSPTGGVDWKTIIPMPVVEAQVKEIRNRLTRNMQSVGTYNTSYLELPTFTATLAALAGIVTEHPEDIGWKKNAKYLRDLSAAFTAEPLMRGAKSFRKVQIPYEQMIVILNGSLPADVPKSEDKIPLSDVASMGDLMKRADIASKWLKSNVGSADALKAEKEKVINEAHLLAAIAKVITTEGYGYVDDEGFLGYANPMSDACLKMVAAAKSDNYEEFDQGLTQVYKACTQCHSEYKE; encoded by the coding sequence ATGAAAATGCTGGAAAACCGGTTAGATAGGAAATCTATCTTACAGCCAATCAAATCGGTTTGTACCTGTCTGTTTGCTGTCGTATTAACGGGATGTGGGGGGGGGACTCCAACAGCGCCTGCTCCCCAACCCTCATCACAGTCATCTAACGCAACACCAAATACACAAGTCGCGCAAAATGCAAAAAAGCAGCCGGCAAAAACATCTGAGAAAAAAGTAAAAGATGACCGTAAGATGATTGATGGCATCCCTTACGATGTCTGGTTTGATAATCCCCTCGCGGTTGCCGCAAATAGTAAATCAGTCACACCGGTTGCCTTACCAGGGACCAGTGTTGCTAATTCTACTGCTGCGAGTACATCACCGAATGCAACGAAAACAACTGAGACTCAAGAACCGTCTCCCACTGGCGGGGTCGATTGGAAAACAATCATTCCAATGCCTGTGGTTGAAGCACAGGTCAAAGAGATACGGAATCGTTTAACCAGAAACATGCAATCTGTGGGAACCTATAATACCAGCTATCTGGAACTTCCTACATTTACAGCTACTTTAGCTGCTCTGGCGGGGATTGTTACAGAACATCCTGAAGACATTGGTTGGAAAAAAAATGCAAAATATCTTCGCGATTTATCCGCCGCTTTCACAGCCGAACCATTGATGCGAGGAGCGAAATCGTTTCGTAAGGTTCAAATTCCTTATGAACAGATGATTGTCATTCTAAATGGGAGTTTACCAGCAGACGTTCCCAAATCCGAAGACAAAATACCGCTCTCCGATGTTGCTTCCATGGGCGACTTAATGAAACGTGCTGATATTGCTTCCAAATGGTTAAAATCCAATGTAGGCAGCGCCGATGCTCTGAAAGCGGAAAAAGAAAAAGTAATCAACGAAGCACATTTGCTGGCTGCGATAGCGAAAGTGATAACAACTGAGGGATATGGATATGTCGATGATGAAGGCTTTTTAGGCTATGCGAATCCGATGTCGGATGCTTGTTTGAAAATGGTAGCAGCTGCAAAAAGCGACAATTATGAAGAGTTTGATCAAGGTTTAACTCAAGTTTATAAAGCTTGTACACAATGCCATAGTGAATACAAAGAATAG
- a CDS encoding S1C family serine protease yields the protein MRRYWCDLGVRASLLLCFLCLSSSTRADWIELVSGHKIQGDVLKQSNNHLLVDIGIEVLRIPVNQIRSRTKEEVATKGKTPVKKNKNKIYSVAELPVKSIKELARLYGEAVTLIQTPSGLGSGFIINDRGYCVTNYHVVEKETRIAATIFHRTKSGEFQRRQIKDVEILALNPFFDLALLRIPLQKDMSFRTVYLAENDQQREGDEVFAIGNPLGLERSVSRGIVSTRNRNMEGIVYIQTTTQINPGNSGGPLFNSRGEVIGVTNMKLILGEGLGFAIPITYVKHFLDNRDAFAFDKSSPNTGHHYFNAPRRKNMNFQK from the coding sequence ATGAGACGTTATTGGTGCGATTTAGGTGTCAGAGCTAGTCTGCTACTGTGTTTTCTGTGTCTATCCAGCAGTACGCGCGCCGATTGGATCGAACTGGTAAGCGGGCATAAAATTCAAGGGGACGTTCTCAAGCAGAGCAACAATCATTTACTTGTTGATATTGGAATTGAAGTTCTGCGAATTCCCGTCAATCAGATTCGCTCTCGGACAAAAGAAGAAGTCGCTACCAAAGGCAAAACCCCCGTAAAAAAAAATAAAAATAAAATCTATTCTGTTGCCGAACTTCCCGTCAAAAGCATCAAAGAACTCGCCCGTCTCTACGGGGAGGCAGTCACGCTCATTCAAACTCCCAGTGGGCTTGGTTCAGGGTTTATCATCAATGACCGTGGTTACTGTGTTACGAATTATCACGTTGTTGAAAAGGAAACGCGTATTGCAGCTACCATTTTTCATCGTACCAAAAGTGGCGAATTTCAGCGTCGACAGATTAAAGATGTTGAGATCCTGGCGTTGAATCCCTTTTTTGACTTGGCTTTGTTGCGGATTCCTCTACAAAAAGATATGTCATTTCGGACTGTTTATTTAGCAGAAAATGATCAACAACGTGAAGGCGATGAAGTCTTTGCCATCGGTAATCCTTTAGGACTCGAGCGTTCTGTTTCGCGAGGAATTGTCAGTACCAGAAATCGAAACATGGAAGGCATTGTTTATATACAAACTACGACACAGATCAATCCCGGTAACAGCGGTGGACCATTATTCAACTCCCGAGGTGAAGTGATCGGAGTCACGAATATGAAATTAATTTTGGGAGAAGGGCTGGGTTTTGCTATTCCCATTACTTATGTAAAGCACTTTCTCGATAACCGAGACGCATTTGCGTTCGATAAATCCAGTCCCAATACAGGGCACCACTACTTCAATGCGCCTCGTAGAAAAAATATGAATTTTCAAAAGTAA
- a CDS encoding EF-hand domain-containing protein, with amino-acid sequence MQHFYKSLTLLAIFCIAGNGLFAAPEQDESTGKNVFQQLDKNSDGIVNADEVPKEKERFFDHLIRLGDQNQDGKLTKAEFESGLNKEKQKFPTETGSNRNRGPRDFQAFMSRLDRNGDKKITKDEIPEPLKKRLEPLFQRLNKEEISLDELKNLGAKFRGRGEGDKKEGNQRKISSEMSERIFQRMDSNKDGKLTVDEASERGKRFLRHMLEQSGKDADGSFSRKEFSEALAKFRPDRRPQGRSNNKDKQEMKRPGKRDQETNRRRTDSAGQRPGPAFVKILDTNRDGKLSKDELSQMKMLFEKLDHNKDGSLDLREMMGGNRMDRPRRPAQDRPQSKNKNKDS; translated from the coding sequence ATGCAACATTTTTACAAATCATTGACTTTGTTGGCAATTTTCTGCATCGCAGGTAATGGTTTATTCGCAGCGCCAGAGCAGGACGAATCGACTGGCAAGAATGTCTTTCAGCAACTCGATAAAAATTCTGATGGAATTGTAAATGCTGATGAAGTACCTAAGGAAAAGGAACGATTCTTTGATCATCTCATTCGACTTGGCGATCAGAATCAAGATGGCAAATTGACAAAAGCAGAATTTGAGTCTGGTCTCAATAAAGAAAAACAGAAATTTCCCACGGAAACTGGTTCAAATCGGAATCGGGGACCACGTGATTTTCAAGCTTTTATGAGCCGATTAGATCGCAATGGGGATAAGAAAATTACGAAAGACGAAATACCTGAACCTTTAAAAAAACGTCTGGAACCACTGTTTCAACGTCTGAATAAAGAGGAGATTTCATTAGACGAACTCAAAAATCTTGGCGCCAAGTTCAGAGGTCGGGGAGAAGGTGACAAAAAAGAGGGTAATCAGCGGAAAATTTCTTCAGAAATGTCAGAGCGGATCTTTCAAAGAATGGACTCGAACAAAGACGGTAAATTAACGGTCGACGAAGCCTCTGAACGTGGTAAACGCTTCCTGCGGCATATGCTTGAGCAATCGGGTAAAGATGCCGATGGATCATTTTCTAGAAAAGAATTTTCAGAAGCACTGGCAAAATTCCGACCAGATCGCCGACCTCAGGGGCGTTCTAATAATAAAGACAAACAGGAAATGAAACGTCCAGGAAAGCGAGATCAGGAGACAAATCGTCGTCGCACTGATTCTGCAGGACAACGTCCTGGTCCGGCATTTGTCAAAATTTTAGATACAAATCGGGATGGTAAATTGAGCAAAGATGAACTCAGTCAAATGAAAATGCTCTTTGAGAAACTGGACCACAATAAAGATGGAAGTTTGGATCTAAGAGAAATGATGGGAGGTAATCGTATGGACCGTCCTCGTCGTCCGGCACAAGATCGCCCTCAGAGTAAAAACAAGAACAAAGACTCTTGA
- a CDS encoding class I SAM-dependent methyltransferase yields the protein MSHYREFFKQFRTTFETTGAIAPSSRFLGSNMSGPMKQHQGPKKVLEIGPGTGAVTRQIVKQIQPGDQLDLVELNDKFVEILNQRFDSEVAFQEIKHLTSIHNCPLQEYGAGEEYDFIISGLPLNNFPTTLVDEIFEAYFRLLKPGGVLSYFEYMYVRPVRKVVSRGEENQRIRNIDEIMSNYTRQFRIRTNWVWFNLPPAWVQHLQKEKGSAALVEQTASQGLEP from the coding sequence GTGTCACATTATCGGGAATTTTTTAAACAGTTTCGAACTACTTTTGAAACGACCGGTGCCATAGCTCCCAGTAGCCGTTTTTTAGGTTCGAATATGTCTGGACCGATGAAGCAGCATCAGGGGCCCAAGAAAGTTTTGGAAATTGGACCAGGTACCGGTGCGGTCACCAGACAAATCGTCAAGCAGATTCAACCAGGAGATCAACTTGATCTTGTGGAATTGAATGACAAGTTTGTGGAAATTTTAAATCAGCGTTTTGATTCGGAAGTGGCCTTCCAGGAGATCAAACATCTCACATCCATCCATAACTGTCCTCTGCAGGAATATGGAGCAGGAGAAGAATACGATTTTATCATCTCTGGATTACCACTCAATAATTTCCCAACAACTCTCGTCGATGAAATCTTCGAGGCTTATTTTCGCTTGCTTAAGCCAGGGGGAGTACTTTCCTACTTCGAATACATGTATGTTCGCCCTGTACGAAAAGTCGTTTCTCGGGGTGAAGAAAATCAGCGAATTCGAAACATAGATGAAATCATGAGCAACTACACACGCCAGTTCCGAATTCGAACGAACTGGGTTTGGTTTAATCTGCCCCCTGCCTGGGTTCAGCATCTACAAAAAGAAAAAGGCAGTGCTGCATTAGTAGAGCAAACTGCCTCACAAGGTTTAGAGCCTTAA
- a CDS encoding aminotransferase class IV: protein MTEPQAYLNGAFIPFSEAKLAVTDLGIVYGAAVTEMIRTFAHQLFMLDEHLDRLYSALEYACIEPVPQKSELRQVCETVIEHNARLLPPEHDLGLTVFITAGHNLPYLGLSELEMCRTPTVCVHSFPLAFELWNQKYNTGQYLLKAEGQQLNNSIFDPRIKSRSRIHLYRADKLVRKENPQASALLFDQSGFAAETTIGNFYLVKDNIIKTPRPEHVLGGISQTMVAQLAKQLGLCYEETDISSNAIIDADEALTSSTAYCLMPVTHFNSQPISDGRPGPVFQKLLSAWSQIVGVDIVEQATQVGEARRKSISEQH from the coding sequence ATGACTGAACCCCAGGCGTATCTTAATGGCGCCTTCATACCGTTTTCAGAAGCAAAGTTGGCTGTGACCGATCTGGGCATTGTTTACGGTGCCGCAGTAACAGAGATGATACGTACATTCGCGCATCAGTTATTTATGCTCGACGAACACCTGGATCGATTGTATTCCGCGCTTGAATATGCCTGCATCGAACCTGTCCCACAAAAATCAGAACTCAGGCAGGTCTGTGAAACAGTGATTGAGCATAATGCAAGACTGCTCCCTCCAGAACATGATCTGGGTTTGACGGTCTTTATCACCGCTGGCCATAACCTGCCTTATCTCGGGTTATCTGAATTAGAAATGTGTCGCACTCCAACAGTTTGTGTTCACTCATTTCCTTTGGCTTTTGAGCTTTGGAACCAAAAATACAATACGGGCCAATATTTGCTAAAAGCGGAAGGACAACAGCTCAATAACAGTATCTTTGACCCTCGTATTAAATCTCGGAGCCGCATTCATCTTTATCGAGCCGACAAACTCGTCCGCAAAGAAAATCCGCAAGCGAGCGCCTTACTCTTTGATCAATCTGGATTTGCGGCCGAAACAACAATCGGTAATTTTTATCTTGTCAAAGACAACATCATTAAAACTCCCCGTCCGGAACATGTACTGGGGGGAATCAGCCAGACTATGGTAGCCCAATTGGCAAAACAGCTTGGACTTTGCTATGAAGAGACAGATATTTCCTCAAATGCGATTATCGATGCGGATGAAGCATTGACGTCTTCAACCGCTTATTGTCTGATGCCAGTAACCCATTTTAACTCTCAGCCGATTTCTGATGGCAGGCCCGGACCCGTTTTTCAAAAGTTGTTGTCTGCCTGGAGTCAGATTGTGGGAGTAGATATTGTAGAGCAGGCAACACAAGTCGGTGAAGCGCGACGAAAGTCGATTTCAGAACAACATTAA
- a CDS encoding NAD(P)-dependent oxidoreductase, whose translation MTIPAIQPGKTKIGWIGTGVMGASMVGHLMDAGFSATVYNRSKVKAESLLKKGASWADSPKAVAEASDVIFSIVGFPADVREVLLGEQGALAGATADKILVDMTTSDPSLAMEIAEAAQSKGVYSVDAPVSGGDIGAKNGTLSIMIGGDQQVVDALQPCWNAMGKTIVYQGGPGSGQHTKMVNQILIATNMIGVCEALLYGYKAGLDLPTVLESVGSGAAGSWSLSNLGPRIMDNNFDPGFFVEHFIKDMGIALAEAKAMNLSLPGLALGHQLYLAVQAQGHGRDGTHALQLALASLSNVDWEHRT comes from the coding sequence ATGACGATACCAGCAATTCAACCAGGTAAAACAAAAATCGGCTGGATTGGAACCGGGGTGATGGGGGCCAGTATGGTTGGACATCTCATGGATGCCGGCTTTTCAGCTACTGTCTATAACCGCAGTAAAGTAAAGGCGGAGTCATTACTAAAAAAAGGAGCGAGTTGGGCAGACTCGCCGAAGGCTGTTGCTGAGGCGTCGGATGTGATTTTCTCAATTGTTGGGTTTCCTGCAGACGTTAGAGAAGTACTGTTAGGAGAGCAGGGGGCTTTGGCAGGAGCAACAGCTGATAAAATTTTAGTTGATATGACAACAAGCGATCCTTCGCTTGCAATGGAAATTGCAGAAGCTGCACAATCAAAAGGTGTTTATAGTGTAGACGCTCCTGTTTCTGGTGGAGATATTGGAGCGAAAAATGGCACGTTATCAATCATGATTGGTGGCGACCAACAAGTTGTGGATGCACTACAACCTTGCTGGAATGCGATGGGCAAGACTATTGTTTATCAGGGAGGCCCGGGATCGGGGCAACATACAAAAATGGTCAATCAGATTCTGATTGCCACTAATATGATTGGCGTCTGCGAAGCACTGCTTTATGGGTATAAAGCGGGACTTGACTTGCCTACTGTTTTGGAATCAGTCGGTAGCGGTGCTGCAGGCAGTTGGTCACTCTCAAATCTGGGCCCTCGTATCATGGATAACAATTTTGATCCCGGTTTTTTCGTCGAACATTTCATCAAAGATATGGGAATTGCTCTGGCGGAAGCAAAGGCGATGAATTTAAGTCTTCCCGGCTTAGCCTTAGGGCATCAACTTTATCTGGCAGTTCAGGCACAAGGACATGGCCGTGACGGAACTCATGCCCTGCAGTTAGCATTAGCATCGTTGTCGAATGTCGACTGGGAGCATCGAACTTAG
- the dapA gene encoding 4-hydroxy-tetrahydrodipicolinate synthase, producing MANQSDLFAGLSVAMITPFKNGEIDEAALRTLVDYHIEQGTDTLCPVGTTGESPTLSHEEHKQVISIVCQHAAGRIKVMAGTGSNSTKEAVELTKYAEQAGADGGLHVAPYYNKPTQEGFFQHYQTIAESVEIPIVIYNIPGRTAKNIEPETIIRLAEIPNIVAVKESTGSMDQASHILSACDLSVLSGDDSLTLPLMALGGKGVVSVVGNIVPGDVKNMLNAFNAGDLQLAREWHFKLFTLCRNLLGLATNPIPIKAAMQLLGRDNGEVRLPMTQLDKASIKVLEKTLGDYGLL from the coding sequence ATGGCAAATCAAAGTGACCTGTTCGCAGGTCTTTCAGTGGCAATGATTACTCCCTTCAAAAATGGAGAAATCGACGAAGCTGCACTGCGGACTCTGGTTGATTACCACATTGAGCAAGGGACCGATACCTTGTGTCCCGTTGGAACTACTGGTGAATCACCAACTCTTTCACATGAAGAGCACAAACAAGTCATTTCCATTGTTTGCCAACATGCTGCTGGCCGCATCAAAGTTATGGCAGGGACGGGTTCGAATAGTACGAAGGAAGCAGTCGAACTGACGAAGTATGCCGAACAAGCTGGTGCCGATGGGGGGTTACACGTGGCTCCCTATTACAATAAACCGACTCAGGAAGGATTCTTCCAGCATTATCAGACAATTGCTGAGTCGGTTGAAATTCCAATTGTGATTTACAATATTCCAGGAAGAACTGCCAAGAATATTGAGCCTGAAACCATTATTCGTTTGGCAGAAATACCCAATATTGTTGCAGTCAAAGAATCGACTGGCTCAATGGATCAGGCGTCTCACATTCTTTCCGCTTGTGACTTATCGGTCCTGTCCGGTGATGATAGTCTGACATTACCACTGATGGCTTTAGGTGGAAAAGGAGTTGTGTCGGTTGTCGGAAATATTGTTCCCGGTGATGTGAAAAATATGTTAAATGCATTTAACGCCGGGGATTTACAACTAGCCAGAGAATGGCACTTCAAGCTTTTTACACTCTGCAGAAATTTGCTGGGGCTGGCTACAAATCCGATTCCCATCAAAGCTGCTATGCAATTGCTGGGTAGGGACAATGGAGAGGTTCGTCTTCCGATGACTCAACTCGATAAGGCATCGATTAAAGTCTTGGAAAAGACATTGGGAGATTATGGGCTGCTTTAA